Proteins encoded within one genomic window of Bombus vancouverensis nearcticus chromosome 4, iyBomVanc1_principal, whole genome shotgun sequence:
- the LOC117166529 gene encoding uncharacterized protein LOC117166529 isoform X3: MQWDYIQELVAHGGVPDVYNLRHKEENISVSDLDLTYVNQFINFIQSTNNKKIVDSDIQKGTVDKCLSEFLEPVLKNHKESYSTCHSDDSKIKPSNLLDTNQTIGTYLFCKDKSENLSETKKKIDHHHQIIDCVPCLSEQSNIQNITQYKTLSKILEQYKNIYNLCASEEDKPLNLVKNLEDNKGCCNKQSEDKKKLCNFTDIKVSLKDCAISDRANHSCNIENCYNTKYKEIDYGLLKFSDLDDLSPKLKIDKTLLKASKPKICKNLETKLNCVPNKYLEQESTLALNKYLTNKTSVFLRERKNTNLSFLNSSLNVKDTSIKSESCSDEQINKLKNSYFVNTCKPTLSNWEDFEMSGQYPGHSRPPVGTPPPQTVWNHLTMAQSQVSGLNIHPTALSGAALSPAGFYTHPSMARASHITSQLTPQLAHTQAPPTWHTPTVPSKTVTPANTPGNPLFSLQMLVDNRQNQSQYRNSPGSQSTLDLSSTSEIIPENYSRIPQDIPISLTARNVDKGSRNGNIISPPIPLNGETSSDSGISSSVPTPNSVSEPVSLSTKEVTTPKITVKNFESNLKGVANLHDKIKEMNVDNFTQKVINLPPSVTIERVVSEKKEPEVTKNKDTLSVIAQVPRNVLPVIVNLTSRVDKDVTDSPKRESSSERDRKIEETNVRSPKNLPKRGKKGVDSLLEKLEGGNKKLGSAENIGSVIVMPVEERDTSSVKSMSPDRQKSKSPNREDEVVSPAFSNDDSNDNTKQRRKRKLEKPVRLSKDSKTEVEDMELEPTEPTEPRTSEPITEETNATPVVKLEDNIDTAEQRISEKIEESVDETSEENQPIRRRRSSESTPPSSTPSNQRVRRKSSDDATEFSKVTSPKPVNNTNPFNEVESELEKMFAGIVETETDVKKEESKSELTEPELQSGSTAKVENLENNVLHTKEAQSINPTDVSSTVDTKMSGKKGKKTKVQGGKRKISRSSENIFGTVGNDIPQKEIKKRRISKSSKKQDASKKTKKNAKVDGIREMAYDSGSNASSIRSRGPVVHVEGPRDSPLSIQVVNAPREEEEEKSKEKRKSIGNGNAGRSKRLSHQNDLDYRGKVSRAGLFSSTLSSRYDAHTTDSTWVCVFCKQGPHSVIPGDPARPHPNLAGPHIAPGTYTVPAGVLSDLFGPYLIGKERLEDGILSADEQEITTEQKKGGKNKRSLRYAGLADQFTAKMGKKKRNSIESNTNAMFTGMTVLPGEEQRWEVWLHEQCAVWAAGVYMAGGRVTGLQEAVWDAAKSICDSCGLTGANIGCVKRGCKAVTHYPCALTKGWHLDTNQYIPKCNLHRVT, encoded by the exons ATGCAGTGGGATTACATACAAGAATTGGTAGCACATGGTGGTGTGCCTGACGTTTATAATTTACGTCACAAGGAAGAAAATATAAGTGTGTCGGATTTAGATTTAACTTATGTTAATCAATTTATAAACTTCATACAATCAACAAACAATAAAAAGATTGTAGATTCTGATATACAGAAGGGAACAGTTGATAAATGCTTATCAGAATTTTTAGAGCCTGTGCTTAAAAATCACAAGGAAAGTTATAGTACCTGTCACAGTGACGATAGTAAAATAAAACCATCTAATTTATTGGATACTAACCAAACCATAGGCACCTACTTATTTTGCAAAGATAAAAGCGAAAATTTATCtgaaacaaagaagaaaattgatCATCATCATCAAATTATTGATTGTGTTCCTTGCTTGTCAGAACaatcaaacatacaaaatattacgCAGTACAAGACATTGTCTAAAATTTTGGAgcagtataaaaatatttataatctttGTGCTTCTGAAGAAGACAAGCCACTTAATTTAGTAAAAAACTTGGAAGATAATAAAGGCTGTTGTAACAAACAAAGTGAAGATAAAAAGAAGCTGTGCAATTTTACAGATATAAAAGTATCTTTAAAGGACTGTGCCATTTCAGATAGAGCAAATCATTCCTGTAATATAGAAAATTGCTACAACACAAAGTACAAGGAAATAGACTATGGTTTATTAAAATTCTCAGATCTAGATGATTTATCTcctaaattaaaaattgataaaacgtTACTTAAAGCTTCAAAAcctaaaatatgtaaaaatttaGAAACAAAGTTAAATTGTGTACCAAATAAATACTTAGAACAAGAAAGTACTCTTGCtcttaataaatatttgacTAATAAAACTTCAGTGTTTTTGCGTGAGAGGAAGaatacaaatctttcttttctaaattcATCTCTGAATGTCAAAGATACAAGTATTAAAAGTGAATCTTGTTCAGACGAACAGATAAATAAGTTAAAGAACTCGTATTTTGTAAATACCTGCAAACCAACATTAAGTAATTGGGAAGATTTCGAAATGTCAGGACAATATCCAGGTCATAGCCGACCTCCGGTTGGCACACCTCCACCTCAGACAGTTTGGAATCATCTTACAATGGCACAAAGTCAAG TTTCAGGGTTGAACATTCATCCAACAGCCTTGTCAGGTGCAGCATTGAGTCCGGCAGGATTTTACACACATCCATCTATGGCAAGAGCATCTCATATAACATCACAACTTACACCACAACTTGCACATACTCAAGCACCTCCAACATGGCATACACCAACTGTTCCATCAAAAACAGTTACTCCAGCCAATACACCAGGAAATCCTTTGTTTAGTTTACAAATGCTGGTAGATAATAGACAGAACCAAAGTCAGTATAGAAACTCACCAGGTTCACAAAGTACACTAGATTTATCATCTACTTCCGAAATTATTCCTGAAAATTATTCTCGCATACCTCAAGATATCCCAATAAGTTTGACTGCAAGGAATGTAGATAAGGGTAGCagaaatggaaatattatttCTCCTCCAATACCTTTGAATGGAGAAACTTCATCTGATAGTGGAATTAGTTCGTCGGTTCCAACACCTAATTCTGTTAGTGAACCAGTTTCACTCTCAACAAAAGAAGTTACAACACCTAAAATAACAGTAAAAAACTTTGAAAGCAATTTAAAAGGAGTGGCAAATCTTCATGATAAGATTAAGGAGATGAATGTAGATAATTTTACACAGAAAGTTATAAATTTACCACCTAGTGTTACGATTGAAAGGGTAGTTTCAGAGAAGAAAGAGCCTGAGGTTACGAAAAATAAAGATACATTAAGCGTCATTGCACAAGTACCAAGAAATGTTTTGCCTGTTATTGTAAACCTTACCTCTAGAGTGGACAAAGATGTAACAGATAGTCCGAAAAGAGAATCGTCTTCAGAACGAGATCGAAAGATCGAAGAGACGAATGTAAGATCACCTAAAAATTTACCAAAAAGAGGTAAGAAGGGTGTGGATTCTCTGTTAGAAAAGTTAGAAGGTGGTAATAAAAAACTTGGCAGTGCTGAAAATATTGGATCTGTTATTGTAATGCCAGTAGAGGAAAGAGATACATCGAGTGTTAAAAGCATGTCCCCTGATAGACAGAAATCGAAATCTCCAAATAGGGAAGACGAAGTAGTATCTCCAGCATTCAGTAATGACGATTCTAATGATAATACTAAGCAacgcagaaaaagaaaactaGAAAAGCCTGTACGGCTTAGTAAAGACTCTAAAACGGAAGTAGAGGATATGGAATTAGAACCTACAGAACCAACAGAACCTAGAACAAGTGAACCAATAACAGAAGAAACAAATGCAACTCCAGTTGTCAAATTAGAAGACAATATTGACACAGCAGAACAGAGAATATCTGAAAAGATTGAAGAAAGTGTAGACGAAACAAGTGAGGAGAATCAACCTATTAGAAGGCGGAGGAGTAGTGAAAGTACACCTCCTAGTTCAACTCCATCGAATCAGAGGGTTAGAAGAAAATCTAGCGATGATGCGACTGAATTTTCAAAAGTAACAAGTCCAAAACCTGTAAATAATACAAATCCGTTTAATGAAGTTGAATCAGAACTTGAAAAGATGTTTGCCGGTATTGTTGAGACAGAGACAGATGTCAAAAAGGAAGAATCAAAATCAGAACTTACAGAACCTGAACTTCAATCCGGGAGCACAGCGAAAGtcgaaaatttagaaaataatgtgTTACACACAAAAGAGGCGCAAAGTATAAATCCTACTGATGTTTCATCTACAGTTGATACAAAAATGTCtggaaagaaagggaaaaaaacTAAAGTACAAGGAGGTAAACGAAAAATATCCAGATCATCTGAAAATATTTTTGGAACTGTGGGTAATGATATACCTCAGAAGGAAATCAAAAAGAGAAGGATATCTAAGAGTTCAAAAAAGCAAGACGCCTCGAAAAAGACTAAGAAAAATGCAAAAGTGGACGGAATAAGAGAAATGGCATATGATTCTGGATCAAATGCAAGTTCTATTAGGTCTCGTGGGCCAGTAGTTCATGTTGAAGGTCCAAGGGACAGTCCATTAAGCATTCAAGTAGTTAACGCACCacgggaagaagaagaagaaaaaagtaaagaaaaacgaaagagtaTTGGAAATGGTAATGCGGGAAGGAGTAAGAGACTCAGTCATCAAAACGATTTAGATTATAGGG GTAAAGTCAGTAGAGCGGGTCTCTTTAGTTCAACGTTGTCATCACGTTATGACGCACATACAACAGATTCCACATGGGTGTGCGTATTTTGTAAACAAGGTCCTCATTCTGTAATACCTGGGGATCCTGCTCGACCACATCCTAATTTGGCTGGTCCACATATAGCACCTGGAACATACACT GTTCCAGCTGGTGTTTTGAGTGATTTATTTGGGCCATATTTGATTGGCAAAGAACGTTTAGAAGATGGAATTCTTTCGGCTGATGAACAAGAGATTACTACAGAACAGAAGAAAGGTGGTAAGAATAAAAGGAGTTTGAGGTACGCTGGGTTAGCCGATCAGTTTACTGCAAAAATgggtaaaaagaaaagaaattccaTTGAAAGTAATACTAATGCCATGTTTACGGGAATGACCGTACTCCCTGGGGAAGAACAACGTTGGGAAGTATGGCTTCATGAACAGTGTGCTGTTTGGGCAGCTGGAGTGTACATGGCAG GTGGAAGAGTAACAGGTTTACAAGAAGCTGTATGGGATGCAGCAAAGTCGATATGTGACTCTTGTGGTTTAACAGGAGCAAATATTGGTTGCGTTAAACGCGGTTGTAAAGCCGTTACGCATTACCCCTGTGCGTTAACGAAAGGCTGGCACTTGGATACTAATCAGTATATACCGAAGTGCAACCTTCATCGGGTTACGTGA
- the LOC117166529 gene encoding uncharacterized protein LOC117166529 isoform X1, whose protein sequence is MHTCAPVYFPWVYMRGLVNVFHSYICVLWCGTSTHTACHRNSRKRPFIFGVAPKWALSNNFMQWDYIQELVAHGGVPDVYNLRHKEENISVSDLDLTYVNQFINFIQSTNNKKIVDSDIQKGTVDKCLSEFLEPVLKNHKESYSTCHSDDSKIKPSNLLDTNQTIGTYLFCKDKSENLSETKKKIDHHHQIIDCVPCLSEQSNIQNITQYKTLSKILEQYKNIYNLCASEEDKPLNLVKNLEDNKGCCNKQSEDKKKLCNFTDIKVSLKDCAISDRANHSCNIENCYNTKYKEIDYGLLKFSDLDDLSPKLKIDKTLLKASKPKICKNLETKLNCVPNKYLEQESTLALNKYLTNKTSVFLRERKNTNLSFLNSSLNVKDTSIKSESCSDEQINKLKNSYFVNTCKPTLSNWEDFEMSGQYPGHSRPPVGTPPPQTVWNHLTMAQSQVSGLNIHPTALSGAALSPAGFYTHPSMARASHITSQLTPQLAHTQAPPTWHTPTVPSKTVTPANTPGNPLFSLQMLVDNRQNQSQYRNSPGSQSTLDLSSTSEIIPENYSRIPQDIPISLTARNVDKGSRNGNIISPPIPLNGETSSDSGISSSVPTPNSVSEPVSLSTKEVTTPKITVKNFESNLKGVANLHDKIKEMNVDNFTQKVINLPPSVTIERVVSEKKEPEVTKNKDTLSVIAQVPRNVLPVIVNLTSRVDKDVTDSPKRESSSERDRKIEETNVRSPKNLPKRGKKGVDSLLEKLEGGNKKLGSAENIGSVIVMPVEERDTSSVKSMSPDRQKSKSPNREDEVVSPAFSNDDSNDNTKQRRKRKLEKPVRLSKDSKTEVEDMELEPTEPTEPRTSEPITEETNATPVVKLEDNIDTAEQRISEKIEESVDETSEENQPIRRRRSSESTPPSSTPSNQRVRRKSSDDATEFSKVTSPKPVNNTNPFNEVESELEKMFAGIVETETDVKKEESKSELTEPELQSGSTAKVENLENNVLHTKEAQSINPTDVSSTVDTKMSGKKGKKTKVQGGKRKISRSSENIFGTVGNDIPQKEIKKRRISKSSKKQDASKKTKKNAKVDGIREMAYDSGSNASSIRSRGPVVHVEGPRDSPLSIQVVNAPREEEEEKSKEKRKSIGNGNAGRSKRLSHQNDLDYRGKVSRAGLFSSTLSSRYDAHTTDSTWVCVFCKQGPHSVIPGDPARPHPNLAGPHIAPGTYTVPAGVLSDLFGPYLIGKERLEDGILSADEQEITTEQKKGGKNKRSLRYAGLADQFTAKMGKKKRNSIESNTNAMFTGMTVLPGEEQRWEVWLHEQCAVWAAGVYMAGGRVTGLQEAVWDAAKSICDSCGLTGANIGCVKRGCKAVTHYPCALTKGWHLDTNQYIPKCNLHRVT, encoded by the exons ATGCATACGTGCGCTCCTGTGTATTTTCCATGGGTGTATATGCGCGGCTTGGTTAACGTGTTTCATTCGTATATATGCGTGCTCTGGTGCGGTACGTCTACGCACACTGCATGCCATCGGAATTCACGAAAAA GGCCATTTATATTTGGAGTTGCGCCAAAATGGGCGCTATCAAATAATTTCATGCAGTGGGATTACATACAAGAATTGGTAGCACATGGTGGTGTGCCTGACGTTTATAATTTACGTCACAAGGAAGAAAATATAAGTGTGTCGGATTTAGATTTAACTTATGTTAATCAATTTATAAACTTCATACAATCAACAAACAATAAAAAGATTGTAGATTCTGATATACAGAAGGGAACAGTTGATAAATGCTTATCAGAATTTTTAGAGCCTGTGCTTAAAAATCACAAGGAAAGTTATAGTACCTGTCACAGTGACGATAGTAAAATAAAACCATCTAATTTATTGGATACTAACCAAACCATAGGCACCTACTTATTTTGCAAAGATAAAAGCGAAAATTTATCtgaaacaaagaagaaaattgatCATCATCATCAAATTATTGATTGTGTTCCTTGCTTGTCAGAACaatcaaacatacaaaatattacgCAGTACAAGACATTGTCTAAAATTTTGGAgcagtataaaaatatttataatctttGTGCTTCTGAAGAAGACAAGCCACTTAATTTAGTAAAAAACTTGGAAGATAATAAAGGCTGTTGTAACAAACAAAGTGAAGATAAAAAGAAGCTGTGCAATTTTACAGATATAAAAGTATCTTTAAAGGACTGTGCCATTTCAGATAGAGCAAATCATTCCTGTAATATAGAAAATTGCTACAACACAAAGTACAAGGAAATAGACTATGGTTTATTAAAATTCTCAGATCTAGATGATTTATCTcctaaattaaaaattgataaaacgtTACTTAAAGCTTCAAAAcctaaaatatgtaaaaatttaGAAACAAAGTTAAATTGTGTACCAAATAAATACTTAGAACAAGAAAGTACTCTTGCtcttaataaatatttgacTAATAAAACTTCAGTGTTTTTGCGTGAGAGGAAGaatacaaatctttcttttctaaattcATCTCTGAATGTCAAAGATACAAGTATTAAAAGTGAATCTTGTTCAGACGAACAGATAAATAAGTTAAAGAACTCGTATTTTGTAAATACCTGCAAACCAACATTAAGTAATTGGGAAGATTTCGAAATGTCAGGACAATATCCAGGTCATAGCCGACCTCCGGTTGGCACACCTCCACCTCAGACAGTTTGGAATCATCTTACAATGGCACAAAGTCAAG TTTCAGGGTTGAACATTCATCCAACAGCCTTGTCAGGTGCAGCATTGAGTCCGGCAGGATTTTACACACATCCATCTATGGCAAGAGCATCTCATATAACATCACAACTTACACCACAACTTGCACATACTCAAGCACCTCCAACATGGCATACACCAACTGTTCCATCAAAAACAGTTACTCCAGCCAATACACCAGGAAATCCTTTGTTTAGTTTACAAATGCTGGTAGATAATAGACAGAACCAAAGTCAGTATAGAAACTCACCAGGTTCACAAAGTACACTAGATTTATCATCTACTTCCGAAATTATTCCTGAAAATTATTCTCGCATACCTCAAGATATCCCAATAAGTTTGACTGCAAGGAATGTAGATAAGGGTAGCagaaatggaaatattatttCTCCTCCAATACCTTTGAATGGAGAAACTTCATCTGATAGTGGAATTAGTTCGTCGGTTCCAACACCTAATTCTGTTAGTGAACCAGTTTCACTCTCAACAAAAGAAGTTACAACACCTAAAATAACAGTAAAAAACTTTGAAAGCAATTTAAAAGGAGTGGCAAATCTTCATGATAAGATTAAGGAGATGAATGTAGATAATTTTACACAGAAAGTTATAAATTTACCACCTAGTGTTACGATTGAAAGGGTAGTTTCAGAGAAGAAAGAGCCTGAGGTTACGAAAAATAAAGATACATTAAGCGTCATTGCACAAGTACCAAGAAATGTTTTGCCTGTTATTGTAAACCTTACCTCTAGAGTGGACAAAGATGTAACAGATAGTCCGAAAAGAGAATCGTCTTCAGAACGAGATCGAAAGATCGAAGAGACGAATGTAAGATCACCTAAAAATTTACCAAAAAGAGGTAAGAAGGGTGTGGATTCTCTGTTAGAAAAGTTAGAAGGTGGTAATAAAAAACTTGGCAGTGCTGAAAATATTGGATCTGTTATTGTAATGCCAGTAGAGGAAAGAGATACATCGAGTGTTAAAAGCATGTCCCCTGATAGACAGAAATCGAAATCTCCAAATAGGGAAGACGAAGTAGTATCTCCAGCATTCAGTAATGACGATTCTAATGATAATACTAAGCAacgcagaaaaagaaaactaGAAAAGCCTGTACGGCTTAGTAAAGACTCTAAAACGGAAGTAGAGGATATGGAATTAGAACCTACAGAACCAACAGAACCTAGAACAAGTGAACCAATAACAGAAGAAACAAATGCAACTCCAGTTGTCAAATTAGAAGACAATATTGACACAGCAGAACAGAGAATATCTGAAAAGATTGAAGAAAGTGTAGACGAAACAAGTGAGGAGAATCAACCTATTAGAAGGCGGAGGAGTAGTGAAAGTACACCTCCTAGTTCAACTCCATCGAATCAGAGGGTTAGAAGAAAATCTAGCGATGATGCGACTGAATTTTCAAAAGTAACAAGTCCAAAACCTGTAAATAATACAAATCCGTTTAATGAAGTTGAATCAGAACTTGAAAAGATGTTTGCCGGTATTGTTGAGACAGAGACAGATGTCAAAAAGGAAGAATCAAAATCAGAACTTACAGAACCTGAACTTCAATCCGGGAGCACAGCGAAAGtcgaaaatttagaaaataatgtgTTACACACAAAAGAGGCGCAAAGTATAAATCCTACTGATGTTTCATCTACAGTTGATACAAAAATGTCtggaaagaaagggaaaaaaacTAAAGTACAAGGAGGTAAACGAAAAATATCCAGATCATCTGAAAATATTTTTGGAACTGTGGGTAATGATATACCTCAGAAGGAAATCAAAAAGAGAAGGATATCTAAGAGTTCAAAAAAGCAAGACGCCTCGAAAAAGACTAAGAAAAATGCAAAAGTGGACGGAATAAGAGAAATGGCATATGATTCTGGATCAAATGCAAGTTCTATTAGGTCTCGTGGGCCAGTAGTTCATGTTGAAGGTCCAAGGGACAGTCCATTAAGCATTCAAGTAGTTAACGCACCacgggaagaagaagaagaaaaaagtaaagaaaaacgaaagagtaTTGGAAATGGTAATGCGGGAAGGAGTAAGAGACTCAGTCATCAAAACGATTTAGATTATAGGG GTAAAGTCAGTAGAGCGGGTCTCTTTAGTTCAACGTTGTCATCACGTTATGACGCACATACAACAGATTCCACATGGGTGTGCGTATTTTGTAAACAAGGTCCTCATTCTGTAATACCTGGGGATCCTGCTCGACCACATCCTAATTTGGCTGGTCCACATATAGCACCTGGAACATACACT GTTCCAGCTGGTGTTTTGAGTGATTTATTTGGGCCATATTTGATTGGCAAAGAACGTTTAGAAGATGGAATTCTTTCGGCTGATGAACAAGAGATTACTACAGAACAGAAGAAAGGTGGTAAGAATAAAAGGAGTTTGAGGTACGCTGGGTTAGCCGATCAGTTTACTGCAAAAATgggtaaaaagaaaagaaattccaTTGAAAGTAATACTAATGCCATGTTTACGGGAATGACCGTACTCCCTGGGGAAGAACAACGTTGGGAAGTATGGCTTCATGAACAGTGTGCTGTTTGGGCAGCTGGAGTGTACATGGCAG GTGGAAGAGTAACAGGTTTACAAGAAGCTGTATGGGATGCAGCAAAGTCGATATGTGACTCTTGTGGTTTAACAGGAGCAAATATTGGTTGCGTTAAACGCGGTTGTAAAGCCGTTACGCATTACCCCTGTGCGTTAACGAAAGGCTGGCACTTGGATACTAATCAGTATATACCGAAGTGCAACCTTCATCGGGTTACGTGA